From Methanobacterium congolense, one genomic window encodes:
- the frhD gene encoding coenzyme F420-reducing hydrogenase, FrhD protein has translation MPYDAEIMVVGCGNVLFKDDGFGPAVIKALEEYKEKHGLPENTMLIDAGTGGTHFIFSLPNEKWKKMIVVDVAQFGAEPGTVKKFTVDELPEGAYENAHSWPVSQPLHDLSKQCEVMVIGCQPEYVSAPDVELGLTESVENGIPKAIEMILREIGV, from the coding sequence ATGCCATACGATGCAGAGATAATGGTTGTTGGTTGTGGAAACGTCCTTTTTAAAGATGATGGATTTGGACCAGCAGTTATAAAGGCCTTAGAAGAATACAAAGAGAAACACGGTTTACCAGAGAACACAATGCTAATAGACGCAGGGACTGGAGGTACACATTTCATATTCTCACTTCCAAACGAAAAATGGAAGAAGATGATAGTTGTGGACGTTGCCCAGTTCGGAGCTGAACCAGGAACAGTAAAAAAATTCACTGTTGATGAATTACCCGAAGGTGCCTATGAAAACGCACACTCATGGCCTGTAAGCCAGCCTTTACATGACCTCAGCAAGCAATGTGAAGTCATGGTCATAGGTTGTCAACCTGAATATGTCTCTGCGCCTGATGTTGAATTGGGTCTAACAGAAAGTGTGGAAAATGGAATTCCTAAGGCCATAGAAATGATCTTGAGGGAAATAGGGGTTTAA
- the frhG gene encoding coenzyme F420 hydrogenase subunit gamma, which translates to MLARIKEFLGLGAKPKEVSEEPKEVVSKEEVEKVAEEKTKPRIGYIHLSGCTGDGMSLTENYDILADLLTDMVEIVYGQTLVDLWEMPEMDLALVEGSCCLQDEHSLHELMEVREKAGLVVAFGSCAATGCFTRYSRGGQQAQPNHESFVPIADLIKVDCAIPGCPPSPEIIAKTVVAVINGDMDYLQPMIDLAGYTEACGCDLQLKVVNQALCTGCGTCAMACQTRAVSMTNGRPEVNSARCIKCGICYVQCPRSWWPADRIKKDLGL; encoded by the coding sequence ATGTTGGCCCGCATAAAAGAATTTTTAGGATTGGGAGCAAAGCCTAAGGAAGTTTCAGAAGAGCCTAAGGAAGTTGTTTCAAAAGAGGAGGTTGAAAAAGTGGCTGAAGAAAAAACCAAACCAAGAATCGGATACATCCACCTCTCAGGATGTACCGGAGATGGAATGTCGTTAACTGAAAATTACGATATACTAGCAGATTTACTAACAGATATGGTGGAGATAGTCTACGGACAGACACTGGTAGACCTATGGGAAATGCCAGAAATGGACCTTGCACTTGTTGAAGGATCATGTTGTCTGCAGGATGAACACAGTCTCCATGAGTTAATGGAAGTAAGGGAAAAGGCAGGATTAGTTGTTGCATTTGGTTCATGCGCTGCAACTGGATGTTTCACAAGGTACTCCAGGGGAGGCCAGCAGGCCCAGCCAAACCACGAGTCCTTTGTACCAATAGCTGATCTCATAAAAGTTGACTGTGCAATACCAGGATGCCCACCATCCCCAGAGATAATTGCAAAAACAGTTGTTGCTGTTATAAACGGTGACATGGACTACCTGCAGCCAATGATAGACCTTGCAGGTTACACAGAAGCATGTGGATGCGACTTACAGCTCAAAGTTGTGAACCAGGCATTATGTACCGGATGCGGAACATGTGCAATGGCTTGTCAGACCAGAGCAGTCAGCATGACCAACGGAAGACCAGAGGTCAACAGTGCACGCTGTATTAAATGTGGTATATGCTACGTCCAGTGCCCAAGAAGCTGGTGGCCAGCTGACAGGATTAAAAAGGATTTAGGGTTATAG
- the frhB gene encoding coenzyme F420 hydrogenase subunit beta: MVLGTYKEVVTARSTDKQIQKVSQDGGIVSALFCYALEEKLIDGAVVAGPTDEFWKPAPMVAMSADEIIAAAGTKYTFSPNVLMLKQAVRQYGLEKVGTVAIPCQTMGIRKMQSYPFGVRFLADKIALLTGIFCMENFPFVSLETFISEKMGISMELVEKMDIGKGKFIVETQDDVLTIPLKETHGYEQAGCKVCLDYVAELADVSTGSVGSPDGWSTVFTRTEGGETIFKAAVEAGVIETKPVNEGKFGLEMLTKLATQKKEKAMKEIDKRKGMGLPVPFKASSEKEDPLANV, encoded by the coding sequence ATGGTATTAGGAACATACAAAGAAGTTGTTACCGCAAGGTCAACTGATAAACAGATCCAAAAAGTTTCACAAGATGGTGGAATAGTATCTGCTCTCTTCTGCTACGCCCTTGAAGAAAAACTCATCGATGGTGCAGTTGTTGCTGGACCAACCGACGAATTCTGGAAACCAGCACCAATGGTTGCAATGAGCGCAGATGAAATAATAGCTGCAGCAGGAACCAAATACACATTTTCACCAAACGTTTTAATGCTAAAACAGGCAGTAAGACAGTACGGTCTTGAAAAAGTTGGTACCGTTGCAATTCCTTGTCAGACTATGGGTATAAGGAAAATGCAGTCTTACCCATTCGGTGTAAGGTTCCTTGCAGACAAGATAGCACTCCTCACAGGTATATTCTGTATGGAGAACTTCCCATTCGTATCTCTTGAAACCTTCATTTCAGAGAAAATGGGAATTAGCATGGAACTCGTTGAGAAAATGGACATAGGAAAGGGTAAATTCATAGTAGAAACCCAGGACGACGTCCTAACAATCCCACTCAAAGAAACCCATGGATACGAACAGGCAGGATGTAAAGTCTGTCTTGACTACGTTGCAGAACTTGCAGACGTTTCAACAGGTTCAGTTGGTTCCCCAGACGGCTGGTCCACAGTTTTCACAAGGACAGAAGGCGGAGAAACAATATTCAAAGCTGCAGTTGAAGCTGGAGTCATAGAAACCAAACCTGTTAACGAAGGTAAATTTGGTCTTGAGATGCTCACAAAACTCGCAACTCAGAAAAAAGAGAAAGCGATGAAGGAGATCGACAAGAGGAAAGGAATGGGATTACCTGTTCCATTCAAAGCAAGCAGCGAAAAAGAAGACCCACTTGCAAACGTATAA
- a CDS encoding PepSY domain-containing protein translates to MINKKIILSVIIVLLIGFAAAGYQVTTKTPGLWQPTTSTSQSQSSTGDSSQTSAGTSSQGDVQSQSTGTSSEGSQTGGSNVKISSSKAKAIAATYIEQDGASAGTPELKTIDGKSTYIVPVMMNGKQVGEIYIDPETGENLGGAGGAP, encoded by the coding sequence ATGATAAATAAAAAGATCATCCTATCCGTAATAATCGTGCTCCTAATAGGATTTGCAGCGGCCGGTTATCAAGTTACCACTAAAACTCCTGGATTATGGCAACCTACAACTTCTACTTCACAGAGCCAAAGTTCAACAGGAGATTCATCTCAGACCAGTGCTGGAACATCCAGTCAGGGAGATGTTCAATCTCAGAGTACAGGAACTTCAAGTGAAGGAAGCCAAACAGGAGGTAGTAATGTGAAGATATCATCATCCAAAGCCAAAGCAATAGCAGCAACTTATATAGAGCAAGACGGTGCGTCAGCAGGCACACCAGAATTGAAGACCATTGACGGCAAAAGTACCTACATCGTACCAGTCATGATGAATGGCAAACAAGTGGGTGAAATATACATAGATCCTGAGACAGGTGAGAACCTGGGAGGTGCAGGGGGTGCGCCATAA
- the frhA gene encoding coenzyme F420 hydrogenase subunit alpha encodes MSETIVISPTSRQEGHAELRMEVDDEGIVTKGQYLSITPVRGLEKMVTGKVPETAPVMVQRICGVCPIPHTLASVEAIDDSLNIEVPKAGRQLRELTLAAHTVNSHAIHHFLIAADFVPPELFKTAVESVSEIRKTVQTVVDTVAGEGIHPSDVRIGGMAQNISEVARKRLYARLKALKPKVDAHVDLIVGLVADKGLPEGLGVHNQPVFATHRTYGDRTQFDMDRFTEVMPESWYNDPEIGKRACSTIPLYDGVNIEVGPRARAAVFDGFKGQGVVAQHVARAMEMKVNLSKAIDILAELDTSAPVRADFDVRGTNKLGIGSIEGPRGTDTHLATVNPDGKIGFYSALVPTTWNIPTMGPATEGFHHEFGPHVIRAYDPCLSCATHVMVIDDEDKSVLKNEMVRI; translated from the coding sequence TTGAGCGAAACTATTGTGATCTCGCCTACATCACGGCAGGAAGGACACGCAGAACTGCGTATGGAAGTCGATGATGAAGGAATTGTAACTAAAGGTCAGTACCTTAGTATAACTCCAGTAAGAGGGCTAGAAAAAATGGTTACCGGTAAGGTACCAGAAACTGCACCCGTAATGGTACAGAGAATATGTGGTGTTTGTCCGATACCCCACACTTTAGCTTCAGTAGAAGCTATAGACGACTCTTTGAATATTGAAGTGCCAAAAGCAGGTAGACAATTAAGGGAGCTTACATTAGCAGCACACACCGTTAATAGTCACGCTATTCACCACTTCCTCATAGCAGCCGATTTTGTCCCACCAGAACTTTTCAAAACAGCTGTAGAATCTGTTTCCGAAATAAGGAAAACAGTACAGACAGTAGTTGACACAGTTGCTGGTGAAGGTATACACCCATCTGATGTAAGGATCGGTGGAATGGCTCAGAACATAAGCGAAGTAGCCAGAAAAAGGCTCTATGCAAGGTTAAAAGCACTTAAACCAAAAGTAGATGCACACGTGGATCTCATAGTTGGTTTAGTTGCAGATAAAGGATTACCTGAAGGTCTCGGTGTCCACAACCAGCCTGTCTTTGCAACACACAGGACATACGGTGACAGGACCCAGTTCGACATGGACAGGTTCACAGAAGTAATGCCAGAAAGCTGGTACAACGACCCAGAAATCGGTAAGAGAGCATGCTCAACCATACCACTCTACGACGGAGTCAACATAGAGGTAGGTCCAAGGGCAAGAGCAGCAGTCTTCGACGGTTTCAAAGGTCAGGGAGTTGTTGCACAGCACGTAGCAAGGGCTATGGAAATGAAAGTAAACCTTTCAAAAGCAATAGACATACTTGCTGAGTTAGACACCTCCGCACCTGTAAGGGCTGACTTCGATGTCAGGGGAACAAACAAACTTGGAATTGGTTCCATAGAAGGACCAAGAGGAACCGACACCCACCTGGCAACAGTTAATCCAGACGGTAAAATTGGATTCTACAGTGCACTCGTACCAACAACCTGGAACATCCCAACAATGGGACCAGCAACTGAAGGTTTCCATCACGAATTCGGACCACACGTAATAAGGGCATACGACCCATGTTTATCATGTGCAACCCACGTTATGGTAATTGATGATGAGGATAAAAGCGTTCTGAAGAACGAAATGGTCAGGATTTAA
- a CDS encoding proteasome assembly chaperone family protein, with product MVKMVETEAECCKIVSEDVENAVVLEGSPGLGLIGNIVGWLLVEELNMKQIGHISSKYFPPLAVLYKGIAIHPFRIYSSEGIVLFLSDFIVPPNVTYDMANVIVEWMKKNNSKELITFNSMVVPQKNSGVAGAANSQEALQRLGDIDLPILPFGNLGGLSGTLLTKTASKNIPASCLFAEVLNQYPDPRAAAGVVNVLNTMLDIQVNADPLIKEAEEIEARLKELAKHVQGEPETPIYM from the coding sequence ATGGTAAAAATGGTTGAAACAGAAGCTGAATGCTGTAAAATAGTATCTGAAGATGTGGAAAATGCTGTGGTTCTTGAAGGATCACCAGGATTAGGCCTTATAGGCAACATAGTTGGATGGCTCCTTGTTGAAGAGCTTAACATGAAGCAGATAGGTCACATAAGTTCAAAATACTTTCCACCACTGGCAGTTCTTTACAAAGGAATTGCAATACATCCATTCAGGATATACAGTTCAGAGGGAATAGTTCTATTCCTGTCAGATTTCATAGTTCCACCAAACGTTACCTACGATATGGCGAATGTTATAGTTGAATGGATGAAAAAAAACAACAGTAAAGAACTTATAACATTCAACAGCATGGTTGTACCTCAGAAAAATAGTGGAGTTGCAGGTGCTGCAAATTCACAGGAAGCACTACAGAGATTAGGTGATATTGATCTACCAATCCTTCCATTTGGAAACCTTGGAGGTCTTTCAGGTACCCTACTCACAAAAACTGCCTCAAAAAACATTCCTGCATCATGCCTCTTTGCAGAGGTCTTGAATCAGTACCCTGATCCAAGGGCTGCAGCAGGTGTAGTGAATGTTTTAAATACTATGTTAGATATACAAGTGAATGCAGACCCACTCATAAAAGAAGCAGAGGAGATCGAAGCAAGACTCAAAGAACTTGCAAAACACGTTCAAGGAGAGCCAGAGACTCCAATATACATGTAA